A window of Sutcliffiella cohnii contains these coding sequences:
- a CDS encoding D-alanyl-D-alanine carboxypeptidase family protein — protein MRKLIIMVAVLLLFFATIFPKESKADLDLYSEAVILIDAKSGNVLFEKNSEQMMYPASITKIVTGIIAIEEGNLDDIVTISENARNQVGTRVYLLEGEKVPLLKLIQGLLINSGNDAGTAIAEYFNGSEKAFADRMTKFVKEKIGVHDTVFKNPHGLFDEEHVTTAKDMAKIAQYAMKNDQFREIVSTKEMDWVGEGWETTLYNHHRLLWDYEGTTGIKNGWVEQSGHTLVTSATRDGQELIVVTLNAPSAQNAYYDTMALLDYGFFNFSTEKIASAGDVLTSEDGEKYNVINDIWITTEEETMISYKVDDEGQFIVTNGKESDIILDSVELESSEQLTRGAISPIQEKENSKQTESNPTFSLVWIAIVLLSLFAAFLLLNFRLKEKRNKTKMDYSLRSLK, from the coding sequence ATGAGAAAATTAATTATAATGGTAGCAGTTTTGTTACTCTTTTTTGCTACAATTTTTCCAAAAGAAAGTAAAGCAGACCTTGATTTATATAGTGAAGCCGTTATTTTAATAGATGCGAAATCTGGAAATGTATTATTTGAAAAAAATAGTGAACAAATGATGTATCCAGCAAGTATTACAAAAATAGTAACTGGCATTATAGCTATAGAAGAAGGAAACTTAGATGATATAGTAACGATTAGTGAAAACGCAAGAAATCAAGTCGGTACGAGAGTATATTTACTAGAGGGAGAAAAAGTACCACTTTTAAAATTAATACAAGGACTTTTAATTAATTCCGGTAACGATGCAGGTACAGCAATAGCAGAATATTTTAACGGTAGCGAAAAAGCATTCGCAGACAGAATGACGAAATTCGTGAAAGAAAAAATCGGTGTTCACGACACAGTATTTAAAAATCCACACGGGTTATTCGACGAAGAACATGTTACGACAGCTAAAGATATGGCTAAAATTGCTCAATATGCAATGAAAAACGATCAATTCCGCGAAATAGTAAGTACGAAAGAAATGGATTGGGTTGGTGAAGGATGGGAAACAACACTTTATAACCACCATCGACTCCTTTGGGATTACGAAGGAACAACCGGGATTAAAAATGGTTGGGTCGAACAGTCGGGACATACTTTAGTTACGTCAGCTACAAGAGATGGACAAGAATTAATTGTTGTTACATTAAACGCTCCTTCCGCACAAAATGCATATTATGACACGATGGCCTTACTAGATTACGGATTTTTTAACTTCTCAACGGAGAAAATTGCCTCTGCTGGAGATGTATTAACTTCAGAAGATGGAGAGAAATATAACGTGATAAATGATATTTGGATTACTACTGAAGAAGAGACGATGATCTCCTATAAGGTAGATGATGAAGGTCAATTTATCGTTACAAATGGAAAAGAATCAGACATTATTTTAGATAGTGTTGAACTAGAATCATCAGAACAACTTACTAGAGGTGCTATATCACCAATTCAAGAAAAAGAGAATAGTAAACAAACTGAAAGTAACCCAACATTTTCGTTAGTGTGGATTGCAATTGTTTTATTGAGTTTGTTTGCAGCATTTTTGCTACTTAACTTTCGATTAAAAGAAAAACGAAATAAAACTAAAATGGACTATTCACTTAGAAGTTTAAAATAA
- a CDS encoding pyridoxamine 5'-phosphate oxidase: MAKVLDRLQQELIDSLQGEKIVSLITTDKDTNKPNLSIVSWLVAHQDGKTIKFALGHNAESAFNIMENSNLILGVYGADSCYSINGKGTVSDVITKSMKYRVVTVAIDSVEDVMFYGGKLTKEPEYVKTYDEELAKKLDSEVYELLK; encoded by the coding sequence TTGGCTAAAGTTTTAGATCGTCTACAACAAGAACTTATCGATTCTCTTCAAGGGGAGAAAATTGTATCTTTAATTACGACAGATAAAGATACAAATAAACCTAACTTAAGTATTGTTTCATGGCTTGTTGCACATCAAGATGGTAAAACAATTAAATTTGCACTAGGTCATAATGCTGAGAGTGCATTTAATATTATGGAGAATTCAAATCTAATTTTAGGCGTTTACGGAGCGGATTCTTGTTATTCTATTAACGGTAAGGGAACTGTTTCTGATGTTATTACTAAATCAATGAAATATCGTGTCGTTACTGTTGCAATTGATTCTGTAGAAGATGTAATGTTTTACGGTGGGAAGTTAACGAAAGAACCAGAATATGTGAAAACGTATGATGAAGAATTAGCTAAAAAGCTTGATAGTGAAGTTTATGAACTATTAAAATAA
- a CDS encoding EAL domain-containing protein: MKSLNEQFEDKLFMFIENLGDLYDGWFLLSFLPPNDFQLIRKSEHNETWSKFLPEKGTTLSVHTIFQDESVYNRLRKKLRNCIFSLKSSKYREGISINGKLTYIEMELVPLQIEKEIYILTLIRDITTQVHQENSNNDSLKKVQRTLLLEYEMHRAIENNEFEVYYQPKLHVKQKKVNIEALIRWFNPRLGGIEPSEFIPLAEKFQIIRPITNIVLKQIFNDYKELENVYKDTILSVNISSLLLKDEEWIKQLKEMVEKRDDIDLSNIELEITEHSLIDLDTAKKGIKTLSELGFAVTLDDFGSKYSSLQYLREIQCQKIKINKSFTKNIQTVIDERRVLQKIIDFAHSLGLEVTAVGIEDESLLKILKSYNCDELQGFWLGKPTEKKLLLKGIPENLKGLINS; this comes from the coding sequence ATGAAAAGTTTAAATGAACAATTCGAAGATAAGTTGTTCATGTTTATTGAAAACTTAGGCGATTTATACGATGGCTGGTTTTTATTATCATTTTTACCACCAAACGACTTCCAACTTATAAGAAAAAGTGAACATAATGAAACATGGTCAAAATTCTTACCTGAAAAAGGGACGACTCTTAGTGTACATACAATTTTTCAAGATGAAAGCGTTTATAATCGTTTAAGGAAAAAGTTAAGAAACTGTATTTTTTCTTTAAAATCTTCGAAATATCGTGAAGGTATTTCGATAAACGGAAAATTGACTTACATAGAAATGGAATTAGTACCACTTCAAATCGAAAAAGAAATATATATTTTAACGTTAATTAGAGATATTACTACTCAAGTTCATCAAGAAAATTCGAATAATGATAGCTTAAAAAAAGTACAAAGAACACTACTTTTAGAATATGAAATGCATCGGGCTATCGAAAATAACGAGTTTGAAGTGTACTACCAACCTAAGCTACATGTTAAACAAAAGAAAGTTAATATTGAAGCATTAATACGTTGGTTTAATCCTCGATTAGGTGGGATTGAGCCCTCAGAATTTATACCGTTGGCAGAAAAGTTTCAAATAATACGACCAATTACAAATATAGTATTAAAGCAGATTTTTAATGATTATAAAGAGTTAGAAAACGTTTATAAAGATACAATTCTTTCCGTTAATATATCATCACTTCTTTTGAAAGATGAAGAATGGATTAAACAACTAAAGGAAATGGTAGAAAAGCGTGATGATATTGATTTATCAAATATCGAATTAGAAATTACAGAGCATTCTTTAATAGATTTGGATACTGCTAAAAAAGGAATAAAAACACTTTCTGAACTAGGTTTCGCTGTCACTTTGGATGACTTCGGATCTAAATATTCTTCTCTTCAATATTTGAGGGAAATCCAATGTCAAAAAATAAAAATTAATAAATCATTTACAAAGAATATTCAAACCGTTATAGATGAAAGACGTGTATTACAAAAAATAATTGATTTTGCCCATTCTTTAGGATTAGAAGTAACAGCTGTCGGAATAGAAGATGAATCTTTATTAAAAATTTTAAAATCTTATAATTGTGATGAATTACAAGGTTTTTGGTTAGGAAAACCTACAGAAAAAAAGCTCCTATTAAAAGGTATACCTGAAAACTTGAAAGGTTTGATTAATAGTTAA
- a CDS encoding chlorophyllase/cutinase-like alpha/beta fold protein has translation MMKLYIAINKLLQIIISFFTNSWVAITKGMLLYVPIFIFIMGYFLVLGVGKWFDILFISVLGIIGFVTSYIIIRIILLMVKKIPYTFIYITVGLLTAIYMVGLYLGPYFRYLAYMVLLLGAIIGFTISILRIKNISVLWKVSTVLFTITIHAIVIGIVITPGERGEWNVELIGDPPNLVNPAETGQYTIQYFTYGSGNDNRRDEFGDNVTYETSTVNISPVTVTPKGINSFYRKWYWGFELNSAPLNGRVWMPKEGDGPHPLVLIVHGNHNMVEHSDRGYSYLGELLASKGYIAVSVDQNFLNSSKFGHIGWDNAGRAWLLLKHLEQWAKWNVQMDHDLYRKVDMNNIALIGHSRGGEAVSIAAVLNELERFPNNARVKMDFDFSIRALIGLSPGEGRFNPGDEPISLENINYLTIQGSHDTDHTSYHGIKTFNRVTFTENYDGFKSSIYIYGGNHGQFNKDWIVDRSPPYSWFINRSALLSPEMQQHITKFYVTAFLEASLKEKDEYRELFSNKEISSAWVPTDPLRIQFEDSDFQAIATFEEDVDVTTVTVPNGKIDGRSLRVWREVGLTLRNGDLQHNRAVKLGWLKSSSRYIINVPEDISNTFTDQTVLRFDAVHAHESRYTFRGLPIDEQYRQKSIPIKVSMKPKGIHQYDARIEKTIHIEPTFTSDLYRWDWRNEKIGTNYEHILQTYEIPISYLQEEFPNIAFDSIHEIVFSLNETDSGLIILDNIGFAEKAH, from the coding sequence ATGATGAAACTATACATAGCTATAAATAAACTTTTGCAAATAATTATTTCGTTTTTTACTAATAGTTGGGTGGCAATAACAAAAGGAATGTTATTATATGTACCGATATTCATTTTTATAATGGGGTACTTTTTAGTATTAGGGGTTGGGAAATGGTTTGATATATTATTTATATCTGTTTTAGGGATTATAGGGTTTGTTACAAGTTACATAATAATAAGAATTATTCTTTTAATGGTGAAAAAGATTCCATATACATTTATTTATATAACTGTAGGATTACTAACTGCTATTTATATGGTTGGACTTTATTTAGGACCGTATTTCCGCTATTTAGCGTACATGGTTTTATTGTTAGGTGCAATTATTGGTTTCACAATATCCATTTTAAGAATAAAAAATATATCCGTTTTATGGAAGGTTAGTACAGTATTATTTACGATTACTATTCATGCTATCGTTATTGGAATTGTAATAACTCCTGGTGAACGAGGAGAATGGAACGTAGAGTTAATAGGTGATCCCCCTAATTTAGTAAATCCTGCTGAAACTGGTCAATATACTATTCAATATTTTACATATGGTAGTGGGAATGACAATAGAAGGGATGAGTTTGGAGATAACGTAACTTATGAGACATCTACTGTAAATATATCTCCAGTAACTGTTACTCCTAAAGGAATAAATAGTTTTTATCGTAAATGGTATTGGGGATTTGAACTAAATTCAGCACCATTAAATGGTCGTGTTTGGATGCCGAAAGAAGGGGATGGCCCACATCCGCTTGTATTAATTGTTCATGGTAACCATAATATGGTAGAACATTCAGATAGAGGTTATTCCTATTTAGGTGAATTGTTAGCTTCAAAAGGCTATATCGCTGTATCGGTAGACCAAAATTTCCTAAATTCTAGTAAGTTTGGTCATATAGGTTGGGATAATGCTGGACGTGCATGGTTGTTACTTAAACATTTGGAGCAATGGGCAAAATGGAACGTCCAAATGGACCACGACTTATATCGGAAAGTAGATATGAATAATATTGCATTAATTGGCCATTCACGTGGTGGTGAAGCTGTTAGTATTGCAGCTGTGCTTAATGAATTAGAAAGGTTTCCTAACAATGCGAGAGTAAAAATGGATTTTGACTTTTCCATTCGAGCTCTAATTGGATTATCACCTGGTGAAGGAAGATTTAATCCTGGTGATGAACCAATAAGTTTGGAAAATATCAATTACTTAACAATTCAAGGCTCACACGATACGGACCACACATCGTACCACGGTATAAAAACTTTTAACCGAGTAACTTTTACAGAAAATTATGATGGGTTTAAAAGTTCAATATATATTTACGGTGGAAATCATGGACAATTTAACAAAGATTGGATTGTTGACCGTTCACCACCATATTCATGGTTTATTAATAGAAGCGCGTTGCTTTCACCAGAAATGCAACAACATATTACGAAATTTTACGTAACAGCATTTTTAGAAGCTTCGTTGAAAGAAAAAGATGAGTATCGCGAGTTATTTTCAAATAAAGAGATTTCTAGTGCATGGGTACCAACAGATCCATTGCGTATTCAATTTGAAGATAGTGACTTTCAAGCTATAGCAACGTTTGAAGAAGATGTAGATGTTACAACGGTAACAGTACCAAATGGAAAAATAGATGGACGAAGTTTAAGAGTTTGGAGAGAAGTCGGTTTAACGCTACGTAATGGTGATTTACAACATAATCGGGCAGTGAAACTTGGATGGTTAAAGTCTTCAAGTAGATACATTATAAATGTACCAGAAGATATCTCTAACACATTTACTGATCAAACTGTTTTACGCTTTGACGCAGTTCACGCTCATGAAAGTCGGTATACATTTAGAGGATTACCGATCGATGAACAATATAGACAGAAAAGTATACCGATAAAGGTTAGTATGAAGCCGAAAGGAATTCACCAATATGATGCAAGAATTGAAAAAACTATTCATATTGAACCTACCTTTACTTCAGACCTTTACCGTTGGGATTGGAGAAACGAGAAAATAGGAACAAATTACGAACATATCTTACAAACGTATGAAATACCAATAAGTTATCTTCAAGAGGAATTTCCTAATATTGCATTTGACTCTATTCATGAAATTGTATTCTCACTAAATGAAACAGACAGTGGTCTTATTATTCTAGATAATATTGGTTTTGCCGAAAAAGCTCATTAA
- a CDS encoding PTS sugar transporter subunit IIA — MFKKLFGLKKEEQKKTEEMLFSPITGNIVDLEAVPDPTFSQKMMGDGLAIEPTEGVVVSPVNGEVIQFFHTKHAIGIRSESGAEILIHVGLETVSMNGEGFEGHVQEGDKVKVGQTLLTFNIELIKEKAASTVTPVVITNSDNMKEIEKKASGNVIKGESEFLYVKANN; from the coding sequence ATGTTTAAAAAATTATTTGGCCTAAAAAAAGAAGAACAAAAGAAAACAGAAGAGATGCTATTTTCTCCAATTACAGGAAATATAGTTGATTTAGAAGCTGTTCCTGATCCAACATTTTCTCAAAAAATGATGGGGGATGGACTTGCGATTGAACCGACAGAAGGTGTTGTTGTTTCACCTGTAAACGGAGAGGTTATTCAATTTTTCCACACAAAACATGCAATCGGAATTCGTTCAGAAAGTGGGGCAGAAATATTAATACACGTAGGATTAGAAACGGTTTCTATGAATGGTGAAGGTTTTGAAGGACATGTACAAGAAGGTGACAAAGTTAAAGTAGGACAAACATTATTAACTTTTAACATTGAATTAATAAAAGAGAAAGCAGCAAGCACAGTTACTCCAGTTGTTATTACAAATAGCGATAACATGAAAGAAATAGAAAAGAAAGCAAGTGGAAACGTTATAAAAGGTGAAAGTGAATTTTTATATGTAAAGGCAAATAATTAA
- the treP gene encoding PTS system trehalose-specific EIIBC component — MKRSTEEIIEAIGGKENVSAATHCVTRLRLALHDESKVNKEMLEEIDVVKGAFSTNGQYQIVIGNGTVNKVYKDFVALTGVGEASKDEVKKAAESNMNALQRAIKTLADIFIPILPAIVTAGLLMGINNLLTNPGIFYSNASVVYMHPQFGDISSIINLIANTAFVFLPGLIGWSAVKRFGGSELLGIVLGLMLVHPDLLNAWGYAEAQEQGAVGTWNLFGFEIEKVGYQGQVLPVLVAAYLLAKVEQFLAKRVPDSIHLLIVPPVTLLLTGFITFAAIGPITFTVGNFLTSGFVSIFEAVPVLGGLIYGGFYSPLVITGMHHTFLAVDLQLIASIGGTFLWPMVALSNIAQGSAAFAMMVATKDEKLKGLALTSSISAWLGITEPAMFGVNLRYRYPFIAAMIGSAIAGIVITLAGVYAPSIGVGGLPAFFSIPTTFWGNFFIGMGIVLIVPFIITLIIAKVKDKK, encoded by the coding sequence TTGAAAAGGTCAACAGAAGAGATTATCGAAGCCATTGGTGGAAAAGAAAATGTAAGCGCAGCTACTCACTGTGTTACAAGATTAAGGCTAGCATTGCATGATGAAAGCAAAGTTAATAAAGAAATGTTAGAAGAGATAGATGTAGTAAAAGGTGCTTTTTCAACAAATGGTCAATATCAAATAGTTATTGGAAATGGGACAGTAAATAAAGTTTACAAAGACTTTGTTGCACTAACTGGTGTTGGAGAAGCGTCTAAAGATGAAGTGAAAAAAGCAGCAGAATCCAATATGAATGCGCTTCAAAGAGCGATCAAAACATTAGCTGACATATTTATCCCTATTCTTCCTGCCATTGTAACAGCTGGGTTATTAATGGGGATTAATAACTTATTAACAAACCCTGGAATTTTTTATAGCAATGCGTCTGTAGTATATATGCATCCACAATTTGGTGATATCTCAAGCATCATTAACTTAATTGCCAATACAGCGTTCGTGTTCTTACCTGGTTTAATTGGTTGGTCAGCTGTAAAAAGGTTCGGTGGAAGTGAATTGTTAGGGATTGTATTAGGTTTAATGCTAGTGCATCCAGATTTATTAAATGCTTGGGGTTACGCTGAAGCTCAAGAGCAAGGAGCGGTAGGTACTTGGAATCTTTTCGGTTTTGAAATAGAAAAGGTTGGATACCAAGGACAAGTGTTACCAGTACTAGTGGCCGCTTACCTACTTGCAAAGGTTGAGCAATTCCTTGCAAAAAGAGTGCCGGATTCCATTCATTTATTGATTGTACCGCCAGTAACACTATTGTTAACCGGTTTTATTACGTTTGCAGCAATTGGACCTATTACATTTACAGTTGGTAATTTCTTAACTAGTGGGTTTGTCTCGATTTTTGAAGCGGTGCCAGTGTTAGGTGGACTTATATATGGTGGCTTTTACTCACCACTTGTCATCACTGGAATGCATCATACATTTTTAGCGGTAGATCTTCAGTTAATTGCTTCTATTGGTGGAACATTTTTATGGCCGATGGTAGCGTTGTCGAATATTGCACAAGGTTCAGCTGCCTTTGCAATGATGGTTGCTACTAAAGATGAAAAGCTAAAAGGATTGGCCTTAACATCTTCTATCTCTGCGTGGCTTGGAATTACAGAACCAGCAATGTTTGGAGTGAATTTGCGATATCGATATCCATTTATCGCTGCGATGATAGGATCCGCTATTGCGGGGATTGTTATCACATTAGCAGGTGTATATGCTCCATCAATTGGTGTTGGTGGCTTACCAGCATTCTTCTCTATCCCAACTACCTTTTGGGGAAATTTCTTTATTGGTATGGGAATAGTGTTAATTGTTCCATTCATCATTACGCTAATAATTGCTAAAGTAAAAGATAAAAAATAA
- the treC gene encoding alpha,alpha-phosphotrehalase, whose amino-acid sequence MSKKNHLIKEEPWWKRSVVYQIYPKSFHDTTGNGVGDIQGIISKLDYLKELGIDVIWLTPIYKSPQRDNGYDISDYYSIHEEYGTMEDFDRLLHEAHNRDIKVIMDIVVNHTSTEHEWFQQSKKAKDNKYRDFYIWKDGKENGSEPTNWQSKFGGNAWEFDKKTGQWYLHLFDVTQADLNWENEEVRQKVYEMMTFWFDKGVDGFRLDVINLISKNQNFPDDDGSVAPGDGRKFYTDGPRVHEFMNEMNQKVFSKYDSMTVGEMSSTTIDHCIKYTQPERNELSMTFNFHHLKVDYPNGEKWSVADFDFQQLKDILSTWQIEMHKGGGWNALFWCNHDQPRIVSRYGDDKKYHKQSAKMLATSMHMMQGTPYIYQGEEFGMTNPGYNDISKYRDVESLNLYKMKIDEGFSEEEVLHILRHKSRDNSRTPVQWDSTPNAGFTKGTPWIDVAENFNEINAAVALNEKDSIFYHYKQLIELRKQYDVITWGDFQLIYKNHPEIFAYVRNWQDEKLLVVNNFYGKETDFTLPNEVDASNMQAEILLTNYDDSSINYKKLTLRPYESIVYYLTK is encoded by the coding sequence ATGTCTAAAAAGAATCATTTAATAAAAGAAGAACCGTGGTGGAAAAGGTCTGTTGTTTATCAAATATATCCAAAAAGCTTCCACGATACAACTGGAAATGGCGTAGGTGATATTCAAGGGATTATTAGTAAGCTAGACTATTTAAAAGAGTTAGGTATCGACGTTATCTGGCTAACTCCAATATATAAATCACCCCAGAGAGACAATGGATATGATATAAGTGATTATTATTCCATACATGAAGAATATGGTACGATGGAAGATTTTGACCGCCTCCTACATGAAGCACATAATCGTGACATAAAAGTAATTATGGATATAGTGGTGAACCATACTTCAACAGAGCATGAATGGTTTCAACAATCAAAGAAAGCAAAGGATAATAAATACCGCGATTTTTATATATGGAAAGATGGAAAAGAAAATGGAAGTGAACCTACGAACTGGCAATCGAAGTTTGGTGGCAACGCATGGGAATTCGATAAAAAAACAGGTCAATGGTACTTACACTTATTTGATGTAACACAGGCAGATTTAAATTGGGAAAATGAAGAAGTTCGACAAAAAGTTTATGAAATGATGACCTTCTGGTTTGACAAAGGTGTTGACGGTTTCCGCTTAGACGTTATTAATTTAATCTCTAAGAATCAAAACTTCCCGGATGATGACGGTAGTGTAGCGCCAGGGGACGGTAGGAAATTTTATACAGATGGTCCTCGTGTGCACGAGTTTATGAATGAAATGAATCAAAAAGTTTTTTCGAAATATGATAGTATGACGGTTGGCGAAATGTCATCTACAACGATTGATCATTGTATAAAGTATACACAACCTGAACGAAACGAATTAAGTATGACGTTCAACTTCCACCATTTAAAGGTCGATTACCCTAATGGTGAAAAATGGTCTGTAGCTGATTTTGATTTTCAACAACTTAAAGACATCCTATCAACATGGCAAATCGAGATGCATAAAGGGGGAGGATGGAACGCTTTATTTTGGTGTAATCATGATCAACCTCGTATTGTATCGCGCTATGGTGATGATAAAAAGTACCATAAGCAATCGGCAAAAATGTTGGCAACGAGTATGCATATGATGCAAGGAACTCCTTATATTTATCAGGGCGAAGAATTCGGTATGACAAACCCTGGATATAATGATATTTCTAAATACCGGGATGTCGAATCATTAAATTTGTATAAAATGAAGATAGACGAAGGATTTTCGGAAGAAGAGGTTCTTCATATTCTCCGTCATAAATCCCGTGACAACTCGAGAACGCCTGTACAATGGGATAGTACTCCTAATGCTGGCTTTACGAAAGGAACACCTTGGATTGATGTAGCAGAAAATTTTAATGAAATAAATGCTGCTGTAGCGTTAAATGAAAAAGATTCTATTTTTTATCATTACAAACAATTAATTGAGCTTCGTAAACAATACGATGTTATTACGTGGGGCGACTTTCAGTTAATTTATAAAAATCACCCTGAAATATTCGCCTATGTAAGAAATTGGCAAGATGAAAAATTGTTAGTAGTTAACAATTTTTACGGAAAAGAAACAGATTTTACGTTACCTAATGAAGTTGATGCATCAAATATGCAGGCGGAAATTCTACTTACAAATTATGATGATTCAAGTATTAACTATAAAAAACTTACATTAAGACCGTATGAGTCTATTGTTTACTATTTAACTAAGTAA
- a CDS encoding glycoside hydrolase domain-containing protein: MPNNKIWGVDSAVAVTEELFQCVKSNFGYPKYWGRYLAEVADVSDGLTKEEITLIRNKGIKVMPLYNIHASAVGYEQGRVMARNAVFHVRKLGIPENVVIFASIEKSLEVDEAFIRAWVETILPTGYRSGFYVDPVAGEFSSAYCEAIKNNADIAVQSILWSAEPEQGVTKENRAPRYKPASPRCRSNVWAWQYGRNAPQCPINTNLADRKLVNYLY; the protein is encoded by the coding sequence ATGCCTAATAATAAAATATGGGGTGTTGACTCCGCAGTTGCTGTAACGGAAGAGTTATTTCAATGTGTAAAAAGTAACTTCGGTTATCCAAAATATTGGGGTAGATATTTAGCAGAAGTAGCAGATGTTTCGGATGGACTTACGAAAGAAGAAATTACATTAATTCGTAACAAAGGTATAAAAGTGATGCCCCTTTATAATATTCATGCTAGCGCTGTTGGGTACGAACAAGGAAGAGTTATGGCAAGAAATGCAGTTTTTCATGTAAGAAAATTAGGGATTCCGGAAAATGTGGTCATCTTTGCAAGTATAGAAAAGTCTTTAGAAGTAGACGAAGCATTCATTCGAGCTTGGGTTGAAACAATTCTACCAACTGGCTACCGATCAGGCTTCTATGTTGATCCAGTAGCAGGAGAGTTTTCATCTGCATACTGTGAAGCGATTAAAAATAATGCAGATATAGCAGTTCAATCAATTTTATGGAGTGCTGAGCCAGAACAAGGGGTTACAAAAGAAAATAGGGCCCCAAGGTATAAACCAGCAAGCCCCCGTTGTCGGTCCAATGTATGGGCTTGGCAATATGGAAGGAATGCACCACAATGTCCAATAAATACAAACTTAGCAGATAGAAAATTAGTAAACTATTTATATTGA
- a CDS encoding chemotaxis protein, with the protein MEWKQEVIEERKTNEVEILQFTLDNTDFGINVLKVREIILPSTVTKIPHSHQHVEGIIELRGEVLPVINLRVALGMDPNIEKNEEKFIIAEFNSMKVVMRVDHVSRINRFSWDRMEKPESIRDGLDLYVTSVLKLEEKMVLILDVEKILYEIYPNLGVPTIQHNVERANKKVVIVEDSPMLRQLLQETLLEAGYENLILFENGQDALTYLQSAVKEGNEQIDVMITDIEMPLIDGLTLTKIVKEDSDLKEITVIIFSSLITDQLRHKGEKVGADDQISKPQLSQLIDTLDKHASLQKS; encoded by the coding sequence ATGGAATGGAAACAAGAAGTTATAGAAGAAAGAAAAACAAATGAAGTTGAAATATTACAATTTACTTTAGATAACACAGACTTCGGAATTAATGTGCTAAAAGTACGAGAAATTATCTTACCATCAACAGTAACGAAAATTCCGCATTCTCACCAACACGTAGAGGGAATAATCGAACTACGGGGAGAAGTACTTCCTGTCATAAATTTAAGAGTAGCATTAGGTATGGATCCTAATATAGAAAAAAATGAAGAAAAATTCATAATAGCTGAGTTTAATAGTATGAAAGTCGTGATGCGAGTAGATCATGTATCAAGAATCAATCGTTTTTCATGGGATCGTATGGAAAAACCGGAATCTATTCGAGATGGGCTCGACCTTTACGTCACAAGTGTCTTGAAGTTGGAAGAAAAAATGGTATTAATATTAGATGTGGAAAAAATACTATATGAAATATACCCTAACCTTGGAGTACCTACTATACAACATAATGTAGAACGTGCAAATAAAAAAGTAGTGATTGTAGAAGATTCACCAATGTTACGCCAACTTTTACAAGAAACATTACTTGAAGCAGGTTACGAAAACTTAATTTTATTTGAAAATGGACAAGATGCGTTGACATATTTACAATCCGCTGTAAAAGAAGGTAATGAACAGATAGATGTCATGATTACTGATATTGAAATGCCATTAATAGACGGCTTAACACTAACAAAAATAGTGAAAGAAGATTCGGACTTGAAAGAGATTACGGTAATCATCTTTTCATCTCTAATAACCGATCAATTACGTCATAAAGGAGAAAAGGTTGGGGCCGATGACCAAATTAGTAAGCCACAGCTTTCTCAACTTATCGATACATTAGATAAACATGCATCTTTACAAAAATCATAG
- a CDS encoding YkyB family protein: MHNKSYENKSSITPSIENLSRAIFTVNRHAKTAPDPKYLYSLKRKALEKLISEGKAVKKGLHFSRNPKKSRQQSDVLVLAGEYYFHIPAHKDDFHSLPHLGVLNDHYRNPKTNMSLSTAKKLLQTYTNFYPTNDTYGKKGTFQPKHQKPIFKRLGESYR, encoded by the coding sequence ATGCATAATAAATCATATGAAAATAAATCCTCTATAACGCCTTCCATTGAAAACCTCTCTCGAGCAATTTTCACTGTAAACAGACATGCTAAAACAGCACCTGATCCTAAATACTTATACTCACTTAAGAGAAAAGCATTAGAAAAATTAATTAGCGAAGGAAAAGCAGTGAAAAAAGGGTTGCACTTTTCGAGAAACCCCAAAAAAAGTAGACAACAATCTGATGTGCTCGTGTTGGCTGGTGAATATTACTTTCATATACCTGCACATAAAGATGATTTTCATTCATTACCCCATTTAGGTGTTTTAAATGATCATTATCGAAACCCAAAAACAAATATGTCATTATCTACTGCGAAAAAGTTATTACAAACATATACTAATTTTTATCCTACAAATGATACATATGGTAAAAAAGGTACTTTCCAACCTAAACATCAAAAGCCAATCTTTAAACGACTTGGTGAAAGCTATCGTTAA